From the Rhea pennata isolate bPtePen1 chromosome 12, bPtePen1.pri, whole genome shotgun sequence genome, the window GCAGGGAGGTGCCGTGGGCAGGGGTGCCATGGGCAGGGGGATGCCATGGGCAGGGGGATGCTGTGGGCAAGCGGTGCTGTAGGTGAGGAGATGttgtgggtgggggggggtgctgtgggcaggggGTGCtgtgggcggggggggggggatgctgTGGGCAGGGGGGATGCCCAGGGCAGGGGTGTGCCATGGACAGGGGGTTGCCATGGGTGGGGGGTGCCATGGGTGGGGGGATGCTGTGGGCAGGGGGATGACATGGGGAGGGGGGTGCCGTGGGCGGGGGGTGCCTGGGCGGTGGGGAGGTCCCCACCGCAGGTACCTCGGGTTTCCCCCCAGCCGGCAATCTCGCAGACGGTCTGTGCGGGCACGACGTAGCGCTCCGGCGGCAGGCAGATCAGAGCCACCCGCCTGTTCAGCACGGCCGGCCTgcgcgcggcagcggcagcgggagcagcggcggcggtgggggcgACGCGCagctgccccgcggcgcccgggacCGGCGGCCTCCgccgcccgcctgcccgcccgcgctgccgccgccgccccgctcacctCGCCAGCTTCAGCAGCACCAGGTGCGAGTCGGAGGGGCCGCAGACGAGGCGGGCGACGGCGATGGCTTGTGTGTCAGGGTCCTCGGGGCCGGGGTCCTTGAAGAGAGTTCCCAGTTGGACCTCGTAGCCCGACAGGTCGGCGTCGCTGCAGGCGAAGGGACGTCACGAAGCCCGCCGGGCtcctgccgccccgcgccgcaccCGGCCCTCGGGGacccccgcggcgcggcctaCCAGGAGGAGAAGCACTGCCGCGCGCTGATGACCCACTGCTCCTTCACCAGGGAGCCGCCGCAGAAGTGCACGCCGGCCCTGCGGGCGCCGAGGCACGGCGGCGTGAGCGGCGCCCGCTCGGGGCCCGGCTCGTCGCGCCGGGGGCGCCCCGCTCACCGGTTCCGGATGCTGACGGTCCAAGGCGAGTTGCCGGGCCGGCCGCCGATGATGCGGCCTTTGCGCTGCGGCCGCTCGTCCCGCCTGCCACACTGCTCAAACGCCACGGCGTCTGCGGGCCCGGGCGGCCGTGAGCAAGCCGCGAGCCGGGTGCTGCCCGCTGCACGGCGCCCGCCGCCCACCGCCCCCCTACCTGCGCTCTCCAGCACGGACGGCACCTTGTCCCCGTCTGCGGAGAGAAAGTGCGGGgtgggcgcggggcggcggggggccaccggcgcccgccggggcggcgcggagggctCACCGCAGGGCTTGACGGCGCAGTAGTCGAAGGGCGTGCGGGGGTCCATGGTGTAGCACCAGGGGCCGTGGCTGTCGTTGTCGGGGTTGCGGCAGTGGTTCTCCTCCAGGTGCGCCTCGGGGTGGCTGGCAGGCGAGATCCTggcgggccggcggccggcgtCACGGCCCCTGCCCGCCGGTGGCTGCGCGTGCTCGGGGTGCcggtggggtggggtggggcggggggcgATGCTCACAGGGGCACGTGGGGCTTCTGCGCCGACCACCGCTGGCACGTGATCCCCTTGCGCGTCTTGCTGACGTGGCCACGGTAGAGCTCCCCACGGCCGTGGTAGCAGTCtggggggggaggcaggggcgGCTCGTAGCTGGAGGCAGCCCCCCGAAGTGCCCCACTGCCACCCCCGGGACCCCCTCACCTTGGGCGCCCAGCTCGTCGGCGCAGCGCCGGATCTGGAAGCAGAAGGCCACGCGCAAGGCGGGCCGGGCGGTGAAGCACCACGGCGCCTCGGAGCCGTCGGGGTTGCGGCAGTAGTTCTCCTGCAGGTCCCTGGCGGTGGTGGGGGCACTGAGCGGGGCGCCCGCCCCGTGCCCGCCACCGCCTCCCTCTGCGGGGCAAAGCCACCCCGCCACCGCCAGCAGCAGGCCCTACTTGCACGGGTACTTCTCGGGCACGAAGTGGTGCTTGTGGGGCGTCTGGGCGTCCCAGCGCTGGCAGGGGATCCCTGACGCGGTGACATTCACCCGGCCCCGGTAGCCTTCGCCCTTCCCCTTGAAGCAGCCGGTGGTGACGTTGCCGGGCCGTGGACGCTTCTCTGCTTGCGTGGTTGGAGAGGGACAGAGCAGCGGGGCTCAGCGCCGGCGCCCAAGATGcccggctccggctgccccacGTCACCGTCGTGCAGTGTTTCGGGCCCAGCACAGGCAGGGATCGCGCGCCGGGGCGGTGATCGCCGCCTTACTGCAGACGCGGATCCGGCAAAACTCGCGCTCCCGCCCTGGGTCCGTGGTGTAGCACCAGGGCCGCTCAGAGCTGTCGGGGTTGCGGCAGAAGTTGTCGTCCAGGCCCTTGTCGGGGTACCTGGGTGCAAGCAGATGCTGGGGCCGGCAGCAGGCGGCGGTGCCGCCCTGGCTCGCAGCCCTGGCGCGGGGTGGCCGCGTGCTCGCCAGCGGCCGGCGCCCGTACTTATCCGGGTGGTAGGGGTGCTTGTGCGGGTGCTGCAGGTCCCAGCGCTGGCACTCTGTCCCGGACTCGGTGTGGTCCACGAAGCCCCGGTAATCCTCCCCATTGCAGGTGACGcagacagctgccaggagcGCCGGGTCTgaggcgccgggcagcggcggccggaCCACAACACCGCGGTGGCACCAGCATGGGGCACTCACCGTCCTCGCACTTCTTGATGCCGCAGCTCTGGTGGCGGACGTTGGGGTCGACCGTGTAACACCACGGGCCCCGCTTGTCCCCGTCAGGGTTTCGGCAGTAATTCTCCTCCAGCCCGTTGCGTGGGGAGGGCAGGAACCTGCCGGCGAAGGGGCGGCGTcggggcgctgccggccggcACGGACGCAGcccgcgccccgggccgccgccgctgggACACCTGTGGTCGTGGGGCGTCGTGGCTTGCCAGCGCTGACAGGTGAGGCCCTCCTCCGTCACGGCCTGCGTGCCGCGGTAGCCAGTGCCCTCCGCCATGACGCAGTCCCGCAGGTAGGCTgggcagagccgggcgccgTGTCACGGCcgtggcggcggggggccgagccgggcggccccccgcgccggcctgCCGTGCCCCGCACCCGGCCCGCCATGCCAGCCCACCTTTCTTCTGGTAGAGGTCATAGTGGGTGTTTTTCCTCAGCTGGACGTGGAGCGAGTGCTGGgtccagggcagcagctggcacagctggCTCTGCCGGTCGTGGTGAAAGGCCCTGGGAGGCGCACGGGGAGGCTGGCGGGGCGCCACGCGGGCTCGGACACGTGCGGGCCCGTGTGCGTCGTGGGCCGGCCCGCCGagcggctgcagcccccccccggcgcccgtGCGTCCCGCTCACCGGCAGGTCGGGCTGGCGGCGCAGTGCTGGGCGCACCGCTCCACGGGGCCCCgctccggcggcggccgcggcgtgGGACTCGCAGGCGCTGCCAGCAGCTCCACGGCTCGCAGGCGCTGGAAGTCGTTGAGGGGCGAGCGCTGGCCTAGGGAGCGCGGCAGGGAGCTCAGCGCCCCCGCCGCATGGAGCACAGCACCTCTGCCCCACGGAGCACAGGAtcccggccccacggccctCCCGCCTCCCCCGAGCACCGCAGCTGCTACGGGGCAGCGACAGGAAGGCTGGACAGGGTCCGGCACAGGCCTGGCCTGCCTGTCAGGCCCGTCTGGCCCCTCTGCGGCCCCACGGCTGCCGGACGCCTACCTGAGGCCAGGGCCCCGGCCAGGGCGAGCAGGAGCCCCAGCGCGGCCTGCATCGTCCCCAGCCTGGCCGCCGCGTCCCGTGGCCTGCGCAAGTCCAGTCacccggggtggggggtggcACCACAGCAGGGTCAAGCCCTACTGCCGGCCCCCCTGGCAAATATTTGCCTCTGGGCCATGGGCCAAGAGAGGAGCTAGAGCAGGAGGGACTGGACGAGCGGAGGGAGCCCCAGGCGGCCTGGGGCCGCTGGGGGGGGTGCAGCTGGCTGGTGCGGCACCCACGAGGCCAATGAGGACGGAGACaacgggccgggccgggccgggcaggagAGCAGGCGGTGGAAGGGCGAGTGTGGACCCCTTCCTTCCCCGGGAGGTGCCCGGTCCGGGGAGGGCGGTGGAGGTGGGCaggggccgggccggcaggAGCGCTGGAGctggcgggcggcgcggggcgggctgGCGCGCGGGAAccccgcagcccggcgcccccggggccggcaCGTGGCGGCgagggccgcggggcggggcgcggcggcagggggcggggcgcggcggcagggggcggggcAGGCGAGGCAcggagcggggcgcggcggcAGGTGCGGGGCGGGCGAGGCGGGCAGGGCGGAGCTGCGTGGGACGTCCTCGGGGCGGGGGTggggcggggccccgcgcggccaggtggggcggggcgggggcggggccgccgcgggagggggcgggcgggccgcgcGGGAGCCGGGCGCTGATTGGCCGCGGCGCGCTCGTGCCGCCGGGTTGCTaggcgccgcgcgccgcccctcccccaGGTACGTGCCCGCGCGGGGTCGCGCTCGCTCCGCGCCCGTCCGCCCGCTCCGTACGTCGCGGCCGCTGGCGGCGAgagcccggcggggagcggcctgcgggcccggcggcgccgcacCGGTGaggggccgcgcgcgcgcgcgcaaCGCGGACCtctgcgccgcgccggcggcgcgggccgcgctccgcgctcCGTGCGCGGGCCTCGCctcccgcgcggcggcggcggcggcgcggggctccggcaGCACCTGCCGCTGCCGCGCCGCCCTTGGtcgggcgggcgggccggggcccggagcggcgcggcggcctggggcggcgcggcgggcctGGGCCTGCGGCTGGGGGTGCCCGtgggggcggcccgcggccgcctcggccccggcgcgctcggccgcggcctggcgggggcgggcggggccgccggcgggcctcgctgcgcggcggcgggggccctGCAGCGCCCCGCTGCTCGCCGCGCAAGGGAAGGGCCCGTGTGCTGCGCTGGGCGCGGGGGGGCCTGCACCAAAGCGGTGCCGGGAGGCGGGCGCCTCGGGGAGCCCgctggggcgggggccgggcccggggtggggcgggggggcagGCCGCGCcgtgctggctctgctggggcCCCGCAGCTCGGTGCGGGTGGTGCTGGCGAGGGGAACAGCCCAGATGCGGCAGGTGGGTTGTTCGTGAAtatcccttttctctctctctctccccccccaccttggatttttttggggggggagggggctttTAGTGTATTTACTCAGACTGGATTGAGCATTTCTGGGGCTTGATTCTTATATTCAACAGTGCTCATCTTGGAAGAGGACGTGTGGAAATCTTTTTGAGTCTCCCTGCTTGGTGGGATTGATTTGGCTCGGTACGAGTGCAGGTGGATTTTTCAGGTAGTAGGTTGAACTCGGATTTTGTGTCCTGCTTGATTTGCACGCCTTGCAGTGCAAAGTTACACTGGCAAAACTACGATTCatgttttgtctgtgttttgggACGGGCAAATTTTGGTGCCAGCTTTGCAGAGTAGTCTGGACTCTGCCAGTTGACCTTGGGTCTCACTGTTTTGAGCCTGACTCACAGTAGAGGCTTTTTAGGGCATAACCGAGCCACagttaaacttttattttcagtcagatgactgaatttaaataaatagttcTGTTGCTCAGGAAGGAACAAATGCGGGAGGGTCATTTTAGCCTTCTTGGCTCATCAGAAGTAACAGGCTTTAAAATGGCTCACCcttagtctgtttttttttcttttttttttttttttggtgtgaaCCCCTCAGCTCGGCAAACTGAATTTAGCCAGTTCGTATGAAGCTGTTGTGAAACGAGGGTGCCACGGTTTGCAACCTCGTAGTAAACACTCTGTAAATACTGTTTGTTTACCGTGATCTTGGCTACTAGTGGCCCCTCGTGTCTGGAAGCTGAAGGTAGGAGGATTTGGGAGGCTGGTAACCGGACAGGTAGAATTTGATGGGGTTGGTAAGGTATTTCCTAAGCTCCTAGGGCTTTTGACTACTCAGACTTGAGAACCTGGCACTGACATAACTCACTCTCTAAAATGAGACTAAACCCatgttttttgtgtgtaaaaAGATTAAGCAttcacctattttttttcctctgcctttcctggcAGGAGCTTCTCTCCATTACCCACTGCTGTTATATGGTGGGACTGCTGGCATTTCTTGCCTTGGGAATACTGCTCCTaaggaaaatttttatttaagttgTACGTGGAATGCTGTCTCTTAAGATTTTTAGTTTCATGCGTTCCTTTTTGCCTCTGGAGTTCTCGGTTTAATAGTTTCTAATTTAGTGTAGGTTTCTTTGCACAGCCTCTGCTGCTATTCCAAGCATCCTGAACCACTTATTCATTCTTCCCAATGCTTGTCATTGCACTCTTCTGTCCTAAATATAGGGTAGTATGCCAATGGGAGAAGCTTGAGAGTAAACTGAAGTGCTGTGAACACCACTGTTTACTTGGAGAAATAATCAGCAAAACCTTGCTGATTCCAAGTCTCACTGTTTTCTTGCTACAGGATTTTGCACTTCTTTCTTTGGGAGCTGGCAAAAATTCTTGCAtaactaggattttttttttatggggtGTATTAGCTTagaaatgcttctttctttcagcattaTCCAAACAAAGTAAATTCTAGTCAATTGTTAGTATTAGGCCTGATGAGTTGGAAAAAAGTTTTGGGGCTGATAGTTGTAAATCTCCTGCGTCTTTCTGAAGACCAATAGATTTTATATGGTATTTGTTAAGCACAGGCACTTTTCTGCTCTTAGAAATGCCTGATGCTCATGGTGAGGACAGGTGGGAAGTCCAGCCTGGTTTCCGCTTCTTTTACAGTCATTTCTCACTGTCCAATGTGCTGGACTTTGCTGTTCTGAAAAATGGATGTGGACGCTTGACAGGTACAGTGAAACCTCTAATTAGCTTGAACTCTAACATGCCAATTAGAATGGGCGTGGATCTGATTGTAGCTTCTCTGTAACTGCTGGTTGGCAGGAGTTCTTGTATGTCTTTTGCTGGCCAAGTTATACCTCGAAGGTGAGGGAATAAGGTTGGAGAGAACATTGCTTCCTGATTAGTATGAGTGGACAACTCAAGCCCAGCTTTATGGTTATGACCAGTGGTTTGGCTTTGTGAACAAATGTACTTGAGGGCTTTTGCCTTGAAGACTGGTTTGCCCATGCCGGTCTGAAGAGAGGAGAGTGGTGCAGTTGCAGCAGCTGGTTTCAGAGACAAATTTCCTGTTATCAACAGGGCACCTTTAGTGTCTGCAGTGCAGGTAGGAGAtgtggtgttttgtttgtttaggaGAGAACAAGTAATGGTTTTGCCCTGACAGGACTGGTGTTGCTCAGCAGAGGGAATGATGTCTCGTTGCCTTTTCCGTGTCCCACGGGGAGATAACCAGAGAGATTATTCTAGACAGATAACTAGTGTGCTGTGCCAACCTGGGGATGGAGTACAGCTGAAAGTAGTAAAGCTGTCTGTCTCTTGTTTGATGATGACAGCTACCTTAGAGAAAGTTTCATTGCAGGGATGCTTTCAGACTGTTTGTGCCTTTCTTCCTATAATCTGAAGAGTAAATGCTAGTAGTGATTaatttaaataaggaaaatgcaAACTCTGAATTCTCTTTGGGCAAATAGTGGTCATGTAAATGTGTCTAGAGTTCTTTGTGGTACCTGTAGACTGTCTACCTATTACTTCTGGTTTCTTGCTGAAACAGTTTGGGGAGAGCCTGTGCTTCCAGCTGCTACAGGCTGCAGACAGTCCTGGTTTGTGTAGATCTACAATGTATCAGGACTTCTCTACTTTCAAAGGCTTAATGTAGTTTTTCTCCTAGGCAGGTTGCTTTACTAGGCTGGTAGTGACACCATGTAGCTGCTGTTCCTTGAGCTCAGAGTACTTCAGTGCTGACCTGGgtgaaatacaaataaacacaCAGTTGGATTGACCTAGCGTATCAAAGATCTTGGTatgctgaaaatgtttgtttttaggaTGTTTGTGCAGTCTCAAGAGCTCTGTACCTTAAGCCCAATTTGCAGGGGACTGTGACCATGTTTaagcttgaaaaaataaaagataagcCCAAAGAATCTACGCTTTTAGGGCTTGTTCCATGAGATTGAGCAAGTTTCTAATAGGCTTTTAAAGTGCTGCTGGAAAAGAAGTTGTTATATTCACCTACCTGAATAAGCTGAGTAGACAAACTTTCTGGTcgaatattttttctctctgtctctttttgcATTTATCCCTTGGCTTAAACTGTCTCTTGTTTGGctcttctggaagaaaattttctcCTGCTAGTGGGAGAGAtggctgtatttttttgatGTTACCAGCTCAACCCTGTCGAAAAGATGTGGCCTGACTCCCATTGCCAGGCATGTccactttcttctttgctttggtGCTTACTGAACCTATGGTCAGATTGCTTGCATACCCAACAGAAAGTTTCCTGGTTCTTTTGCTTGGTTTGTGAGTTGTTCTGCCTCGCACAGGAGTGTGATGAGAAGCAGATGGTGCAAGGTGAGTGATGGGAGTGCATGGGTTTATGGGTGTGGGGAAGAAACGGAGGCTTCCCTCGTTTGTCAGTAGTAGCCTACTCAGATGGGCTTCCTGTGTCTTGAAACTACAAcctgaattaaaattaaagcttcTTGCCTGATGATAGCTTCTGCCTGAGTTATTAGTTAGGGCAGAAATGACACAACATACCCTAGAAATGCACCCTGTTTTCCTGCACACTGTGTCCTGCTCAAGGTCACATCAGTCTTGCAGTCCTGGTTTCTGGAAGCTAGGCTTGATGCATGCTAGGAAATTTCTCAGTCTCTACCGATGGCAGTACCACAGCCTTGCAGCTCTTCCACATCCAGGATACCATCTCTGAGCACTGCATTGGGATTCAAGAGCAGGTGGGGGCTGTGCTATTGCAGTTCCTATTAGTGGTCCTTGCATGTGTCTAACTGCAGTGGGCTTACAACAGTTCCCCCCCCCAACTctgccaaaaataaattttcctaaGCTATGTTGCTGCAGGCCGTGCAAGCCCCAGGACTGATGCAATTTCAACTCGCCTAGGTGTGGTGCAGGGAGCAGTAGAGGGTGAAGTTGTGTAGGATGGCTCAGCTGATTTTGAAGAGGAGGGGTCCTAGTTCCACCTGTGTGGTTGTGGCCATGGCATTTGTCAGTCTTTTgctgtgctgattttttttttcccttgggttAACTTCTTGCAAGTTAGCAACCTGAATCTTCTTACAGAAGGATCTAAAAAACATCAAAGCCCATGTGAGTGTAGAGGGGAAGCAAGGTGCTGcttggagaaggagggagagatgGGCATAGTCCTTGTGCTGGAAAGTTGGTAAGCTAGTTCACGATGAAGTACTGTGCAGTTGCTTGAGCCAGTCTCCTGGCTTgttatagaatcacagaatggttgaagttggaaggacctctggacatcatctagtccaacactcctgctcaagcaaggtcacctaaagcatgttgcacaggattgtgtctaggcgagttttgaatatctccagagaaaagactctgcaacctctctattccagtgctctgtcactctcacagtgaggaaGTTTCTCCTTATAtccaggtggaacttcctgtgtttcagtttgtgcctgttgcctcttgtcctgttgctggacATCACTGAAAGCAGTTGCTCTTAAATGGGCcattcttctctgctttcactGTGCCCTCTTGCCATCTCCCACAAATCGGTTGTGGTGCTAAGCTGATGCATTGATGAATAGATCCAGCTGACTCGGCATAAAATTGTCAGTCCTTCCCCCCAACTCTTACTCTGCTGGCTTAGCAAACTGGTAAGGAGGGGAATCAGACCAGGCCCTTGGAGGTAGGGAGCTGTTATTGTCAGCAGCGCTATCTCACAGGATTGTGCTCATAGCTATAACGTATTTCTTCATCAGAGTTGAGCATCTCTGTGGTTTCACTGGCCAGCAGAGATCCTGTAGCCCTGTGGGGCTGGAAGGTGATTCTTTATGGGACTGAAGGTACACTGGCTCCAGCAGCTCTTCACATGCAGGGAAGGTGAAGCTTGGAAACAATGGTAGAACTTGTCCTGAACCCAAAGGTGAACAgcattgcttcttttcttttatttattattattttttattttttttaggaaaaaacagattCCTAGTCTCGTATAGACATTTGAATGAAGATTTCCTCAGagttctcctttttccttctttcttgttctgtgGTCTAGCTCCCACGCTTTAGGAGCCAGgatccaaaatatttctgaagttgCCCATCTGACCCTCTTATGAATTGAGCCCTTTCCAGCAAATCTATCAGAACGTACAGACCACATGCAAATTCAGGGTCACTATTATGGCTAATGCATGTGGTCTGTACGTTCTGATAGATTTACTGAAAAGGACTCAATTCATAAGAGGGTCAGCTGGGcaacttcagaaatattttggatcCTGGCTCCTCACAGCTATCCAACAAATTGGTTAGCTCTTTATGAaatacttgatttaaaaaaatacttctctttaaGGACCTGACAAGCAACATTCCTCCACTCCCTCCTTGGGGGTTGAAAAAGAGATTACAGAGGAAATTTCAGTTTACTCTCTAACATAATTGCAGGTCATGCTAGTGTTGACTGCACATAGGTTATGAATTCACACTGGGTCTTTtgggcactttttttttgagctgaattgtacatttatatttcagaaaggtTTATCTTTTGTGATATGTTCCTTATGGGTGGG encodes:
- the MST1 gene encoding hepatocyte growth factor-like protein — encoded protein: MQAALGLLLALAGALASGQRSPLNDFQRLRAVELLAAPASPTPRPPPERGPVERCAQHCAASPTCRAFHHDRQSQLCQLLPWTQHSLHVQLRKNTHYDLYQKKAYLRDCVMAEGTGYRGTQAVTEEGLTCQRWQATTPHDHRFLPSPRNGLEENYCRNPDGDKRGPWCYTVDPNVRHQSCGIKKCEDAVCVTCNGEDYRGFVDHTESGTECQRWDLQHPHKHPYHPDKYPDKGLDDNFCRNPDSSERPWCYTTDPGREREFCRIRVCTEKRPRPGNVTTGCFKGKGEGYRGRVNVTASGIPCQRWDAQTPHKHHFVPEKYPCKDLQENYCRNPDGSEAPWCFTARPALRVAFCFQIRRCADELGAQDCYHGRGELYRGHVSKTRKGITCQRWSAQKPHVPLISPASHPEAHLEENHCRNPDNDSHGPWCYTMDPRTPFDYCAVKPCDGDKVPSVLESADAVAFEQCGRRDERPQRKGRIIGGRPGNSPWTVSIRNRAGVHFCGGSLVKEQWVISARQCFSSCDADLSGYEVQLGTLFKDPGPEDPDTQAIAVARLVCGPSDSHLVLLKLARPAVLNRRVALICLPPERYVVPAQTVCEIAGWGETRGTADGSVLNVAQLPVLSNAECNAVLRGRVKESELCTAPLRAGVGACEGDYGGPLACLTHDCWVLEGVITPSRVCARTDQPAIFIRISLYVDWIHKVMKMI